From one Geoalkalibacter halelectricus genomic stretch:
- the tuf gene encoding elongation factor Tu, with the protein MAKAKFERTKPHVNIGTIGHVDHGKTTLTAAITKVLAEAGGAEFKAFDQIDNAPEERERGITIATAHVEYQTENRHYAHVDCPGHADYVKNMITGAAQMDGAILVVSAADGPMPQTREHILLARQVGVPAMVVFLNKVDMVDDEELLELVELEIRELLSVYDFPGDDIPIVKGSALAALEGRDDEIGKNAIMELMAAVDSYIPEPERAIDRPFLCPIEDVFSISGRGTVVTGRVERGIVKVGEEVEIVGMKPTVKTVVTGVEMFRKLLDQGQAGDNVGVLLRGVKREDVERGQVLAKPGSITPHTKFKAEAYILTKEEGGRHTPFFKGYRPQFYFRTTDVTGIVELPEGVEMVMPGDNIAMTVNLITPIAMDKELRFAIREGGRTVGAGVVSDIVE; encoded by the coding sequence ATGGCTAAAGCAAAATTCGAAAGAACCAAACCGCATGTGAACATCGGCACCATCGGCCACGTCGACCATGGGAAGACCACCCTGACCGCGGCCATCACCAAGGTGCTGGCCGAGGCCGGCGGCGCCGAGTTCAAGGCGTTCGATCAGATCGACAACGCTCCCGAGGAGCGTGAGCGCGGCATCACCATCGCCACCGCCCACGTTGAGTATCAGACCGAGAATCGCCATTACGCCCACGTCGACTGCCCGGGCCATGCCGACTACGTCAAGAATATGATCACCGGCGCGGCGCAGATGGACGGCGCCATCCTGGTGGTGTCGGCCGCCGACGGCCCCATGCCCCAGACCCGCGAGCACATCCTGCTCGCCCGCCAGGTCGGCGTGCCCGCCATGGTGGTGTTCCTCAACAAGGTCGACATGGTCGACGACGAGGAACTGCTGGAACTGGTCGAGCTTGAAATCCGCGAGCTGCTGAGCGTTTACGATTTCCCCGGCGATGACATCCCTATCGTCAAGGGCTCGGCGCTGGCGGCGCTGGAAGGTCGCGACGACGAAATCGGCAAGAATGCTATTATGGAGCTGATGGCCGCGGTCGACAGCTACATCCCCGAGCCCGAGCGCGCCATCGATCGGCCGTTTTTGTGCCCCATCGAGGACGTGTTCTCCATTTCCGGTCGCGGCACCGTGGTCACCGGGCGCGTGGAGCGCGGCATCGTCAAGGTCGGCGAAGAGGTTGAAATCGTCGGCATGAAGCCCACGGTCAAGACCGTGGTCACCGGTGTCGAGATGTTCCGCAAGCTCCTCGATCAGGGTCAGGCCGGCGACAACGTCGGCGTGCTGTTGCGCGGCGTCAAGCGCGAGGACGTGGAGCGTGGTCAGGTTCTGGCCAAGCCCGGTTCGATCACGCCGCACACCAAGTTCAAGGCCGAAGCCTACATTCTGACCAAGGAAGAAGGTGGGCGTCATACGCCGTTTTTCAAGGGCTATCGTCCCCAGTTCTACTTCCGCACCACCGATGTGACCGGGATCGTCGAGTTGCCCGAAGGTGTTGAGATGGTTATGCCTGGCGACAACATCGCCATGACCGTGAACTTGATCACGCCCATCGCCATGGACAAGGAGCTGCGCTTTGCGATTCGTGAAGGTGGCCGCACCGTCGGCGCCGGGGTCGTCAGCGACATCGTCGAATAA
- a CDS encoding aminotransferase class IV: protein MNFAYLNGQFVEEDKACVSVLDQGFLYGDGIFESFRSVGAKLYQFPLHYERLVQSAQALSYPLLFAQDELQQQLLELQRRNQLVNGYFRITITRGLGQVGFLRDMESSLTCLIIGREFKGLDEPLYQQGVALTVAKTRRNAPEAINPKIKSISNLNSLLGKLEAKAAGVLEVIMLNSRGHLCEGAASNLFWVRDGWVFTPAASTGLLEGVTRSTIMRLCEEKLKLRVITGEFRLQDLHYSDEVFITSTSLEVLPVVRVDDFVIGKGGVGPVARDLRRELHRDMGMVV, encoded by the coding sequence ATGAATTTTGCTTATCTGAACGGTCAATTTGTTGAAGAGGATAAGGCCTGCGTATCGGTCCTGGACCAGGGCTTTTTGTATGGTGATGGCATTTTTGAGAGTTTTCGCTCGGTGGGCGCCAAACTCTACCAGTTTCCCCTGCACTATGAGCGGCTGGTCCAATCGGCCCAGGCCCTGTCTTATCCGCTGTTGTTTGCGCAGGATGAACTCCAGCAGCAACTCCTCGAGTTACAGCGTCGCAACCAACTGGTTAACGGCTACTTTCGTATCACGATCACCCGCGGCTTGGGACAGGTCGGTTTCCTGAGGGACATGGAAAGCTCATTGACCTGCCTGATCATCGGCAGGGAATTCAAAGGTCTGGATGAGCCCCTATATCAGCAGGGTGTCGCCCTGACGGTAGCCAAAACGCGGCGCAACGCCCCGGAAGCCATCAATCCGAAAATCAAATCGATAAGCAATCTCAACAGCTTACTTGGAAAACTGGAAGCCAAGGCGGCCGGAGTCCTTGAGGTCATCATGCTCAACAGTCGCGGTCACCTGTGCGAGGGGGCCGCTTCCAACCTGTTCTGGGTGCGCGACGGCTGGGTGTTTACCCCCGCTGCCTCCACCGGCCTGCTTGAGGGGGTGACGCGCTCAACCATCATGCGGCTGTGCGAGGAGAAGCTGAAGCTGCGGGTGATTACCGGTGAGTTTCGCCTGCAGGATCTGCACTACTCCGACGAGGTGTTTATCACGTCCACCTCCCTGGAAGTGCTGCCGGTGGTGCGGGTGGATGACTTCGTCATCGGCAAGGGAGGGGTGGGACCGGTCGCGCGGGATTTACGCCGGGAATTGCACCGGGACATGGGGATGGTGGTCTAA
- a CDS encoding discoidin domain-containing protein, which yields MINCSECHGADVAQRHHETPWFFQGECFRCHEGFSTEGDCSSCHGFGLQNVHHEVPDALAGNCVACHSGVGDLGDCLSCHQGKTQNRHHEIAAAGVSCVSCHSTMSADTSCQSCHAGSVRERHHDLVDTAGMACASCHVDIVVTTSCQSCHQPGQSQDAHHAYGAAQNVDCTSCHAMLQPETGCASCHGAESNRDQHHLLVDSRGLDCASCHTQMTSTSGCASCHSFPTYAQNLHHDSAILSSYGLGCFDCHDYEFTPVLTMTMPTSAQCVHCHTTVVGSGSIVDAHHTTDAFFADNCTLCHVGADQGIQSCNDCHDSSNGTVGDRHHALDLALQGQCTVCHVGADYTFLDCQSCHTGSGQPAINDLHHMTIPAQMGDCVSCHVGAEVEGLDCSSCHFDSGSPLAAERHHALQAYLMGQCLHCHTGAEPVNISCAACHGNPNHHGQPAAIMGDCISCHSTIKTSGDSCQACHTAPIPEIHHGDPLMQVGGDCSVCHQAASTVISCADCHMSDPHHTTMQSQMGDCAHCHQVPAHAMDRPHQAACLECHGAYMHDKGGPIQNFGACAACHDTKPYHAAPRTIPGYTGYGAGKYKFNMFWSMYAIKEGPGEKIRPNGEDMKDKGGFKIAAQTIPFNVATIEHGGRAYLVPHFDDAQNLGDLSKCTTCHGNRGDKVKCSNSKWRDHRSRNRVDLATYRLAEAVYLGSLCDSDGGAIAPVPDGPNLALNKPAKASHQQSGYQASLAVDGNPDTRWWATRTSDVTWEVDLGASYPLTTFAIDWFSNLYATEYRIHLSNNGSSWDRVLEVKDSNGGYEVRSIPTRTARYVRIELRNNRSRDGFSISEFEVYGESATLDPGPTPISPNLALNRTVSASHQESGYRAPLAVDGRLDTRWWAKRESGVTFQVDLGTTHPVNLIVIDWHHLHAREYRINVSTDGRNWTRIMEVKDAPGGREAHMIPTRNARYVQLELRRSQFKDGFSINEFEIYAQ from the coding sequence ATGATCAATTGCTCGGAGTGTCACGGTGCCGATGTGGCGCAGCGCCACCATGAAACGCCGTGGTTTTTCCAGGGCGAATGCTTTCGCTGCCACGAGGGCTTTTCCACCGAGGGCGACTGCTCGAGCTGCCACGGCTTCGGGCTGCAGAACGTGCACCATGAGGTGCCCGATGCCCTGGCCGGCAACTGCGTGGCCTGCCACAGCGGGGTCGGCGACCTCGGCGATTGCCTGAGCTGCCACCAGGGCAAAACCCAGAACCGCCACCATGAAATCGCCGCCGCCGGCGTGTCCTGCGTCTCCTGCCACAGTACCATGTCGGCCGATACCTCGTGCCAGAGCTGTCATGCCGGCTCGGTGCGCGAGCGCCATCACGATCTGGTCGATACGGCCGGCATGGCTTGCGCGTCCTGCCATGTGGATATCGTCGTCACCACCAGCTGCCAGAGCTGCCATCAGCCGGGTCAATCGCAAGACGCCCACCACGCCTACGGTGCGGCGCAGAATGTCGATTGCACCAGCTGTCACGCCATGCTGCAGCCCGAAACCGGCTGCGCAAGCTGCCACGGCGCCGAATCCAACCGCGATCAGCATCACCTGTTGGTCGACAGCCGCGGCCTCGATTGCGCGAGCTGCCACACGCAGATGACCTCGACCAGCGGCTGCGCGAGCTGCCACAGTTTTCCGACCTATGCGCAAAACCTGCACCATGACAGTGCGATTCTGTCCAGCTATGGGTTGGGCTGCTTCGATTGTCACGACTACGAGTTCACCCCCGTTCTCACCATGACCATGCCCACCTCCGCGCAGTGCGTGCACTGCCATACCACGGTGGTGGGCAGCGGCTCCATCGTCGATGCGCATCACACCACCGACGCCTTCTTCGCCGACAACTGTACCCTGTGCCATGTCGGGGCCGATCAGGGCATCCAGTCGTGCAACGACTGCCATGATTCGAGCAACGGCACCGTCGGCGATCGCCACCACGCCCTTGATCTTGCGCTGCAAGGTCAGTGCACGGTGTGTCACGTCGGGGCCGACTACACCTTCCTCGACTGCCAGAGCTGCCATACGGGTAGCGGGCAGCCGGCCATCAACGATCTGCACCATATGACCATTCCCGCCCAGATGGGCGATTGCGTCTCGTGCCACGTGGGTGCCGAGGTCGAAGGCCTCGATTGTTCGAGCTGCCATTTCGACTCGGGTTCGCCCCTGGCCGCCGAGCGCCATCATGCACTCCAGGCCTATCTCATGGGGCAGTGCCTGCACTGCCACACGGGTGCCGAACCGGTCAACATCAGTTGCGCGGCCTGCCACGGCAACCCCAACCATCACGGTCAGCCCGCGGCGATCATGGGAGACTGCATCTCCTGCCACAGCACCATCAAGACCTCCGGGGACAGCTGCCAGGCCTGCCACACGGCGCCCATTCCCGAAATCCATCACGGCGATCCCCTCATGCAGGTGGGTGGTGATTGCAGCGTGTGCCATCAGGCGGCCAGCACGGTGATCTCCTGCGCCGACTGCCACATGTCCGACCCCCATCATACGACCATGCAGTCCCAGATGGGTGATTGCGCCCACTGCCATCAGGTGCCGGCGCATGCCATGGATCGCCCTCATCAGGCCGCCTGCCTCGAGTGCCATGGCGCCTACATGCACGACAAGGGCGGACCGATCCAGAACTTCGGCGCCTGCGCGGCCTGCCACGACACCAAGCCCTACCACGCGGCCCCGCGTACCATTCCTGGTTACACCGGCTATGGGGCGGGCAAATACAAGTTCAACATGTTCTGGTCCATGTACGCCATCAAGGAAGGTCCGGGCGAGAAAATCCGCCCCAACGGCGAGGACATGAAGGATAAGGGCGGTTTCAAGATCGCCGCGCAAACCATTCCTTTCAATGTCGCCACCATCGAGCATGGGGGGCGGGCCTATCTCGTGCCCCATTTCGACGATGCCCAGAACCTGGGTGATCTGTCGAAGTGCACGACTTGCCACGGCAACCGTGGCGATAAGGTCAAGTGCTCCAACAGCAAATGGCGCGACCATCGGAGTCGCAACCGCGTCGATTTGGCCACCTATCGCCTGGCCGAAGCCGTCTACCTCGGTTCGCTGTGCGATTCGGACGGTGGCGCTATCGCACCTGTCCCCGACGGTCCGAACCTGGCCCTCAACAAGCCGGCCAAGGCTTCGCATCAGCAAAGCGGCTATCAGGCCTCCCTGGCCGTGGACGGCAATCCCGACACCCGTTGGTGGGCAACCCGCACCAGCGACGTGACCTGGGAGGTCGACCTGGGTGCCAGCTACCCCCTCACCACCTTTGCTATCGACTGGTTCAGCAATCTCTACGCCACGGAGTACCGGATTCATCTGTCCAACAATGGCAGCAGTTGGGACCGGGTGCTGGAGGTCAAGGATAGCAACGGCGGCTACGAGGTGCGCTCGATTCCCACCCGCACTGCCCGCTACGTGCGCATTGAATTGCGCAACAACAGGTCTCGGGATGGTTTCTCCATCAGTGAGTTCGAGGTTTATGGCGAAAGCGCAACTCTGGACCCTGGCCCCACGCCGATCAGCCCGAATCTGGCCCTCAATCGCACGGTCAGCGCTTCGCACCAGGAAAGCGGCTATCGCGCTCCCCTGGCGGTGGACGGTAGGCTCGATACCCGCTGGTGGGCCAAGCGCGAAAGCGGCGTGACCTTCCAGGTGGATTTGGGCACCACCCATCCCGTCAACCTGATTGTCATCGACTGGCACCATCTCCATGCCCGGGAGTACCGTATCAATGTTTCCACCGATGGGCGCAACTGGACCCGCATCATGGAAGTCAAGGATGCTCCCGGAGGGAGGGAGGCGCACATGATTCCCACCCGCAACGCCCGTTATGTGCAACTTGAATTGCGCCGGTCTCAATTCAAGGATGGATTTTCCATCAACGAGTTTGAAATTTACGCACAGTAG
- a CDS encoding SLC13 family permease, which produces MTFEQTLIIALLFATMATFIWGRWRHDLVAMGALLLCVFAGLVPGREAFAGFGHPAVITVGCVLVLSYGLQVSGAIDVLAKKVLPNSAGPTLSLLALCGLAALLSGFMNNVGALALLMPVAMQMAKRLELPQGKILMPLAFASIIGGLTTLIGTPPNLIIAGFRAEAGYGSFAMFDYLPVGLAVSIAGVLFIALIGWRLVPARRQEDTSGFDTGTYFSEVRISEDSKAADKPVREVEELLEQADAQIIGLVRHNLRMSAPNPWHRLQEGDILVIEAEPESLASVLSDLGLELEEDVPPPENEQDQEEEDEKTLRPEAAGSGSDEDEQESDPEKKKDKTAGEEILIQELVVLPNAMLVGRTASDIELRTRHGINLLAISRQGRHSIKRLRSTAIRPGDVLLMRGHQQALAGFAGQYGCLPLAERDISVPQKGQALLAALIMAAAIAVTALGLLPVAVAFAAGVLTFILLKIVPLRSLYSSIDWSVIVLLGAMLPVAGAMEATGTADFLATTLIENLSMGHAVLTLTLILVATMLLTDFMNNAATAALMCPLALSTANQLGANPDSFLMAIAVGASCSLLTPIGHQNNTLILGPGGFRFGDYWQLGLPMEVVVTLVSVPMILWVWPL; this is translated from the coding sequence ATGACCTTTGAGCAAACTCTGATTATCGCTCTGCTGTTCGCCACCATGGCCACCTTCATCTGGGGCCGCTGGCGGCATGACCTGGTGGCCATGGGCGCCCTGCTGCTGTGCGTGTTTGCCGGTTTGGTTCCCGGCCGCGAGGCCTTTGCCGGCTTTGGTCATCCGGCCGTCATTACCGTGGGCTGCGTGCTGGTGCTCAGCTATGGCTTGCAGGTGAGCGGTGCCATAGATGTTTTGGCCAAGAAGGTTCTGCCCAATTCCGCCGGCCCCACGTTGAGCCTTCTTGCGCTCTGCGGCCTGGCCGCCCTGCTTTCAGGTTTCATGAACAACGTGGGCGCCCTGGCGCTGCTCATGCCGGTGGCCATGCAAATGGCCAAAAGGCTCGAGTTGCCGCAGGGAAAAATCCTGATGCCGCTGGCCTTTGCCTCCATTATTGGCGGCCTGACCACTCTGATCGGTACCCCGCCAAACCTGATCATCGCCGGATTTCGCGCGGAAGCCGGCTATGGCAGCTTTGCCATGTTCGATTATCTGCCGGTGGGTCTGGCGGTCAGTATCGCCGGTGTACTTTTTATTGCGCTGATCGGCTGGCGACTGGTTCCCGCACGGCGCCAGGAAGACACTTCGGGCTTCGACACCGGCACCTATTTCAGCGAAGTTCGAATCTCCGAGGACAGCAAGGCAGCGGACAAGCCTGTGCGTGAAGTTGAGGAACTGCTTGAGCAGGCCGATGCCCAGATCATCGGGCTGGTGCGCCACAACTTGCGCATGAGTGCTCCCAATCCCTGGCACCGGCTTCAAGAGGGCGACATTCTGGTCATTGAGGCCGAGCCGGAATCCCTGGCCTCGGTTCTCTCGGACCTGGGCCTCGAACTGGAAGAAGACGTGCCGCCGCCCGAAAATGAACAGGATCAGGAAGAGGAGGATGAAAAGACCCTGCGCCCCGAAGCCGCCGGCTCAGGCAGCGATGAAGACGAGCAGGAAAGCGACCCAGAAAAGAAGAAGGATAAAACCGCCGGCGAGGAGATTCTCATTCAGGAACTGGTCGTGCTGCCCAATGCCATGCTGGTCGGGCGGACTGCCAGCGACATCGAACTGCGCACGCGCCACGGCATTAACCTGCTGGCGATTTCACGCCAGGGGCGGCATTCCATCAAACGGCTGCGCTCGACCGCCATCCGCCCCGGGGATGTTCTTCTGATGCGCGGGCATCAGCAAGCCCTTGCCGGCTTTGCCGGCCAATATGGTTGCCTGCCGCTCGCCGAACGCGACATCAGCGTTCCACAAAAGGGCCAAGCGCTTCTTGCAGCGCTCATCATGGCGGCGGCCATTGCCGTCACCGCCCTGGGGCTGCTGCCGGTCGCCGTCGCGTTTGCCGCCGGCGTTCTGACCTTCATCCTTCTTAAAATCGTGCCCCTGCGCTCTCTTTACAGTTCGATTGACTGGTCGGTCATCGTTCTGCTCGGCGCCATGCTGCCCGTCGCAGGGGCCATGGAGGCGACCGGTACGGCCGACTTTCTCGCAACCACCCTGATTGAAAATCTGTCCATGGGCCATGCCGTCCTCACCCTGACCCTGATCCTGGTGGCCACCATGCTGCTCACCGACTTTATGAACAACGCCGCCACCGCCGCCCTCATGTGCCCCCTGGCCCTCAGCACGGCAAACCAACTGGGTGCCAACCCCGACAGCTTTCTTATGGCGATAGCCGTGGGCGCCTCCTGTTCTCTGCTGACCCCCATAGGGCATCAGAACAACACGCTGATTCTGGGTCCCGGCGGCTTTCGCTTCGGGGATTACTGGCAATTGGGTCTTCCCATGGAAGTTGTGGTGACCCTGGTGAGCGTGCCGATGATTTTGTGGGTTTGGCCCCTTTGA
- the rpmG gene encoding 50S ribosomal protein L33, with protein MRDIVTLACTECKRRNYTTTKNKKNTPDKLEFKKYCRFDRKHTVHRETK; from the coding sequence ATGCGGGATATCGTCACATTGGCTTGCACCGAGTGTAAGCGGCGCAATTACACCACTACGAAAAACAAAAAAAACACCCCCGACAAGCTGGAGTTTAAAAAATACTGCCGGTTTGATCGGAAGCATACGGTGCATCGCGAAACCAAGTAG
- the secF gene encoding protein translocase subunit SecF, producing MQIFNPNSHYDFVGKNRIAVILSLVIILGGLLSLAIKGGPALGVDFAGGTLVEVRFAAPTQAGDIRDALGNLSLGSFTVQQFGDDPNDFLIRIPQSPSDQQEFSGSLAGALQSRYGEGQLDIRRMEMVGPQVGQELMEKGFLALLYAMAGTLVYIGWRFEFRYAVAAIVALGHDVLVTLGFFSLFDKEFDLTIIAAFLTIIGYSLNDTIVIFDRLRENLGKQREESFAQTLNRSINETLSRTILTSGTTLLVVFSLFAFGGPVIHNFAFALLVGVIAGTYSTIFVAGALALAWDRWRLKRQAAHLIPSTSGS from the coding sequence ATGCAGATTTTCAACCCGAACAGTCATTACGATTTCGTCGGTAAAAACCGCATCGCCGTGATCCTGTCATTGGTGATCATCCTGGGGGGGCTGCTGTCCCTGGCGATCAAGGGCGGTCCCGCCCTGGGCGTCGATTTCGCCGGCGGCACCCTGGTCGAGGTGCGCTTTGCCGCGCCTACCCAGGCCGGCGACATTCGCGACGCCTTGGGCAATCTTTCCCTGGGATCCTTCACCGTGCAGCAGTTCGGCGACGACCCCAACGACTTTCTCATTCGGATCCCCCAATCCCCGAGTGATCAGCAGGAATTCTCCGGATCTCTCGCCGGAGCCCTGCAATCGCGCTATGGCGAAGGACAGCTTGATATTCGCCGCATGGAAATGGTGGGGCCACAGGTTGGACAGGAGCTGATGGAGAAAGGTTTCCTGGCGCTACTCTATGCCATGGCCGGCACCCTGGTCTACATCGGCTGGCGTTTTGAGTTCCGCTACGCCGTGGCGGCCATTGTCGCCCTCGGCCACGACGTGCTGGTCACCCTGGGCTTTTTTTCTCTGTTCGACAAAGAGTTCGACCTGACCATCATCGCCGCGTTTCTCACCATCATCGGCTATTCGCTGAACGACACCATCGTGATTTTCGACCGTCTGCGCGAAAACCTCGGCAAACAGCGTGAGGAAAGTTTCGCCCAGACCCTCAACCGCAGCATCAACGAAACTCTTTCGCGTACCATTCTCACCTCGGGAACCACCCTGCTGGTGGTGTTTTCCCTGTTCGCCTTCGGCGGGCCGGTCATCCACAATTTTGCCTTCGCCTTGCTGGTGGGGGTCATCGCGGGCACCTATTCCACCATTTTCGTCGCCGGTGCCCTGGCGCTGGCCTGGGACCGGTGGCGGCTCAAGCGCCAGGCCGCGCATTTGATACCGTCGACCTCGGGCTCCTGA
- the rlmKL gene encoding bifunctional 23S rRNA (guanine(2069)-N(7))-methyltransferase RlmK/23S rRNA (guanine(2445)-N(2))-methyltransferase RlmL, giving the protein MVAQEFFITAPHGTEDLLLDEIAALGATRLGSIRSGASFHGPLETAYRICLWSRVASRVFLPLTRFEAQDADQLYEGVRGFAWEDHLGASHTLAVDASLRRSWISHSRFAALRIKDAIVDRFRDRSGQRPSVRVDQPDLRIHALIDGQSVTLCLDLSGEGLYRRGYRAQGGQAPLKENLAAAILLRAGWPEMARAGQALLDPLCGSATLLIEGALMAGDVAPGLLRPHFGFLRWAGHDERAWRQLIEEAGQRKAQSQGGLPPILGCDSDRVAVAAARANVAGAGLSGSIVVDQADFASWLPRVRSAVGDQGLIVTNPPYGERLGDVTRLAAVYAALGNSCRCHFGGWRLSVLTGNPDLAGHLGLRAKRSHSLRNGPIRAKLLHYDLRPSTDDGAQPDAPAGSRPVGDLKPLDGAAEMFANRLRKNFKAVCRWAEREGVSCYRVYDADLPEYAVAIDYYQGRVHVQEYQAPPSVDATKAHRRLLDVLRVVPEVLGVAADQVYLKQRRRQRGAEQYGRTARSGEFFQVEEGPCRFWVNLSDYLDTGLFLDHRPIRRKIMEMVPGVRFLNLFGYTGAATVFAARGGAAGTVTVDASRTYLDWARRNLQLNGFTEGPHRLERCDVLEWLDKTKEFFELIFLDPPTFSNSKDRSGTFDVQRDHVHLIRQAVRCLRPGGLLIFSTNHRKFRLDEDALGDLEIADISAATIPWDFRRSPTIHKCWLLGASGALDDACGGQERRSKKPQRS; this is encoded by the coding sequence ATGGTCGCGCAGGAATTTTTCATCACCGCCCCCCATGGCACCGAAGACCTTTTGCTGGATGAAATCGCCGCCCTCGGCGCGACGCGCCTCGGCTCGATCCGCTCGGGCGCCTCATTCCATGGGCCTTTGGAAACCGCCTACCGCATCTGTCTCTGGTCGCGGGTTGCCAGCCGGGTGTTTTTGCCCCTGACACGCTTTGAGGCGCAGGATGCCGATCAACTCTACGAGGGGGTTCGCGGCTTTGCCTGGGAAGACCACCTCGGGGCGAGCCACACTCTGGCTGTGGATGCATCCTTGCGGCGCTCATGGATTTCGCATTCGCGCTTTGCCGCGCTCAGGATCAAGGATGCCATCGTCGACCGGTTTCGGGATCGCTCCGGGCAGCGCCCCTCGGTGCGGGTCGACCAGCCGGATCTGCGCATCCACGCCCTCATCGACGGTCAGTCCGTGACCCTGTGCCTGGATCTTTCCGGCGAGGGCCTCTACCGTCGTGGCTACCGCGCCCAGGGCGGTCAGGCTCCTCTCAAGGAAAATCTCGCCGCGGCTATTCTGCTGCGCGCTGGTTGGCCGGAAATGGCTCGCGCCGGCCAGGCGCTGCTCGACCCCCTGTGTGGATCGGCAACCTTGCTGATCGAGGGGGCGCTGATGGCCGGCGATGTGGCCCCGGGCCTTTTGCGTCCCCATTTCGGTTTCCTGCGTTGGGCGGGGCATGACGAGAGGGCCTGGCGGCAGTTGATCGAAGAGGCCGGGCAGCGAAAAGCCCAAAGCCAAGGCGGGCTGCCGCCGATTCTGGGATGTGACAGCGACCGCGTTGCTGTGGCCGCCGCTCGGGCCAACGTTGCCGGGGCCGGCCTGTCCGGGTCCATCGTTGTCGACCAGGCCGACTTTGCCTCCTGGCTGCCGCGGGTCCGTTCCGCAGTTGGCGATCAGGGCTTGATTGTCACCAATCCGCCTTACGGCGAGCGTCTCGGGGACGTCACCCGGCTTGCCGCCGTCTATGCCGCCCTGGGGAATAGCTGCCGGTGCCATTTCGGCGGTTGGCGCCTCTCGGTGCTGACGGGAAATCCGGATCTGGCCGGCCACCTTGGGCTGCGCGCCAAACGCAGCCATTCCCTGCGCAACGGACCCATTCGCGCCAAACTGCTGCACTATGATTTGCGTCCCAGTACGGATGATGGCGCTCAACCAGACGCTCCGGCAGGCTCTCGCCCGGTCGGTGACTTGAAACCCCTGGATGGCGCGGCGGAGATGTTTGCCAATCGCCTGCGCAAGAATTTCAAGGCGGTTTGCCGCTGGGCCGAGCGTGAAGGGGTGAGTTGCTATCGCGTCTACGATGCCGATCTGCCGGAGTATGCCGTGGCCATTGATTATTATCAGGGCCGGGTGCATGTGCAGGAGTATCAGGCGCCACCCAGTGTTGATGCCACCAAGGCTCACCGCCGCTTGCTCGATGTTTTGCGGGTGGTGCCGGAGGTGCTTGGGGTGGCCGCCGATCAGGTGTATCTGAAGCAGCGGCGCCGGCAGCGCGGTGCCGAGCAGTACGGCCGCACGGCTCGCAGCGGAGAGTTTTTCCAGGTCGAGGAGGGGCCCTGCCGTTTTTGGGTCAACCTCAGCGATTATCTGGATACGGGACTTTTTCTCGACCACCGCCCCATCCGTCGCAAAATCATGGAAATGGTCCCCGGGGTGCGGTTCCTCAATCTGTTTGGCTACACCGGCGCGGCGACGGTTTTCGCCGCGCGTGGCGGCGCCGCCGGCACGGTCACCGTCGATGCCTCTCGCACCTATCTTGACTGGGCGCGCAGGAATCTGCAGCTCAATGGTTTCACGGAGGGCCCACACCGCCTGGAGCGCTGCGATGTGCTTGAGTGGCTGGACAAGACCAAGGAATTCTTTGAGCTCATCTTCCTTGATCCGCCGACCTTTTCAAATTCAAAGGACCGCTCCGGGACGTTTGATGTCCAGCGCGATCATGTTCATTTAATCCGGCAGGCCGTGCGCTGCCTGCGGCCGGGCGGGCTGTTGATTTTCTCCACCAACCACCGGAAGTTCCGGCTTGACGAGGATGCCCTGGGAGACCTTGAGATCGCCGACATCAGCGCAGCGACCATCCCCTGGGATTTTCGCCGCAGCCCAACGATTCACAAGTGTTGGTTGCTGGGTGCCTCCGGCGCTTTGGATGATGCTTGTGGTGGGCAGGAAAGGCGATCAAAAAAGCCGCAAAGATCTTGA
- the secE gene encoding preprotein translocase subunit SecE has translation MLNKTTEFLNHVKAELKKVTWPTRKETYASTTVVIVLVLFITVFLGAVDWVLANVVKMFLR, from the coding sequence GTGCTGAATAAAACGACCGAATTTCTCAATCATGTCAAGGCTGAACTGAAAAAGGTGACCTGGCCGACGCGCAAGGAAACCTACGCCTCGACCACGGTTGTCATCGTCTTGGTGTTGTTTATCACCGTCTTTCTTGGGGCCGTCGACTGGGTTCTGGCGAACGTCGTCAAGATGTTTCTCAGGTAG